The DNA window GAGTAAATTTTACATTCTTCAGGCTCAAGTAACAGAGTAATTGTTTCAGTAAACTCCAAAAGCATTTGACACCAAAACTTTATATCATGAAATGATATGCTGCTTGGCTCATTCGGTGCCGACACCATGTTGTATTTTTTTCTAACGAAATCAATCGATTCGGATCTTGATTTATAAAACTCGTTTGCGCTAGTTTTATTCTCTTCACTCGGATGTGCAATTGAGTTACGAAGCAACCGGAAATAGTCAACGGCATCATTTTCGTACCGGAAGTGCGTCTTATTAGTTGGCTTACCAATGTAGTTCTGCTCAAGAACTACAAGGGGAGAAACTTTATCAGGCTTGATCCACTTATAGCCAAACTTTTTAAATTCGCCCTCTACTTCCTCCAAAAACACATCGAAACCACTATAAATCGAAACAACAGATAGCCTAATTTGACTATTCAAAATGCGCTTTGAAGTAATGCCATCTAGCACTATCCCTGCGTCACTTGCTTTGCTCTTCCAGTAGTCTTTTTGTTCTTTTTCTCGATCTTGTGAGTCAAGAAGAGATATGTGAACAGCTGCGGCTTCAGCAGTGAGTTCGCCGATAAACAATTTAAAGTTTCTAACACTCGGAGGTCTATACATACTTATTCAGCTAACAGTTTATTCGTAGGCATGCTCAAATACACGCCTGTGTCCTTGTTTAAGTCCCGAGTCTAACCCACTGTTACCCAAGCGAAAAGCGCCGGTAATAACATCGTTATCAGGCTGCAAACGCGCACGCACACTATCACTCTCTCAGTATCTTTACACTTTGCGCGTTATCACTCTGAGTAACTCGCTAACGCATTGATTTTAAAAGACGAATTTTCTGTATTGGTGGCAATTCGCGCATCGCCAGTTTGACGCTGGCGCGTAAACACGCATGATTTTATGCGTTCTGAATAATAGTCTGGTTTTTTATCCAGCATTTTAGGTTGGGTGCGTTTTCCGATTGTCAGGCTCAATTCATCGATTTCATCTGGCTGTTTGTATCGGCTTTGCATGCACAAAAACCCTGCTTTTTAGTCCTTTGCTTCGGCCTCCAGCTGCCGCACCATCCCCATAATCATGCGCAGGCCGGTATTCACCAGTGTGTCCACCGAGGCCGCGCAACCGCTTTGCAGCCAGTAGGTGGTGACCTGGCGCATGGCACCAATAAAGCCGGTGCCGAGCAGGGCGGCTTCTTCGTCGCTGATGTTCCAGTGTGGGTGAACGGTGCGCGCCAGCGTCATCACCATGTCGGCAAATGCGCGCATATAACCGTGGTAAAAACGGTCGCAGTCGGCGCTGACGCCTTCCAGTTCCAGCATGCATACGCGGGCGACGCGGGCGTCTTGCATGGCATTAAAAAACGCCGCCAAGCCCTGCCGGGCGATGCTTTCTATATGGCCGCCGGGGCTGGCCTGATGAAAGGCGGCCATAACACGGGCTTTGATGTCGTCCATGCAGTGGGCGTAGACGGCGCGCAGCAGTTCTTCAGTGCTGCCAAATTCGCGGTAGAAGTATCGGTCGGTTAGCTGCGCTTCACGGCACAGGCTGCGCACGGTGGTGTGGCGGAAGCCGTCGGTGCCGAATAATTGCAGGCCGGCCTGCAGAAATTGCTGGCGGCGCTGGGCATCGCGTTGTTGCTGGCTTTGGCCACCATAGGCGCGGCCCTGGCTGCGGTGGGAAGCGGTCACCGGTGTGTCCTGCATGGTTGAATATTGTCCTGAAATCACTCGCTGTATGATTTGACGACACCTGTCCTCAGAAGTAAAGTGAAGCGCAGTGTCGTCAGATGAGCTGGCCTGTTGTGCCCTTCGCTGGCCGACCCGGATAACCGCAATTCCGTATAACAACAATAAATCCGACCGGAGAACTTATGTCCCGCTATACCGTCATCATTATCGGCAGTGGCTTTGGTGGGCAGTGTGCTGCCATTAACCTGAAAAAACGCGGCATCGACGATTTTATTATTCTGGAACGCCGCGAATTTATGGGCGGCACCTGGGCACAGAATACTTACCCGGGGGCGGCGGTGGATGTGCAGTCGCCGCTGTATTCGATTGAATCCGAGCCGTATGACTGGTCGCAGATGTTTGCGGAACAGCACGAATTACGCGAATACACCGATTATGTGCTGAAAAAGCATAAGCTGGCCGAAAAAACCTTTACCCGCACCAATGTGCAGAAAATTGAATGGAATGCCGGCGAGCAATGCTGGGATATTCACACCGACAGCAAGGGCTTGCTGCAGGCGCAGTTTGTGATTAATGCCTCCGGCCCGCTGAGTACGGCGGTTATTCCGCCGTTTCCGGGGCGCGATTCCTTTACCGGCAAAGCCTTCCACACCAACGAGTGGGACCACAGTTACGATTACAAAAACAAGCGCGTGGCCATTATTGGCAGCGGTGCCAGCGCCGCGCAGATTATTCCGGCTATTGCGCCGGATGTTGCGCATCTGCATATTTTTCAGCGCACGCCGCACTGGGTATTGCCGCGCCCGGATTATGTGTTCAAACCCTGGCAGCGCAAGTTACTGCGGAATAAAACCATCTATCGGTTGCTGCGCGAAATTATTTACTGGTCGTTGGAAACCCGCGTAATCGGCTTTAAATATTCCGAAACCATGCTGGATTTATTGGCGGGTCGTGCGGCGCGTAAGCACATTAAAACCCAGATTAAAGACCCGGTATTACGTCAGAAAGTAACGCCGGAATTCACCATCGGCTGTAAGCGCATTATTTTGTCGGACACTCTGTATCCGGCTTACTGCCGCAGCAATGTCAGTCTGCACGATAAGCACGATGGCGTGGCGGAAATTACCCCAACCGGTATCAAAACCGCACAGGGTAATGAGCTGGAACTGGATCTGATTATTTATTCCACCGGCTACGATGCCACCGACGGTGCCATTTCCTACCCGGTAGTAGGCAAAGACGGCCGTACCTTGCTGGATGCCTGGGCTGATTTTCCGCGGGCCTATCTGGGCACCGCCGCGCCGGGTTTCCCTAATCTGTTTGTGGTTACCGGCCCCAATACCGGTATTGGCCATACTTCGGCCATTTTTGTGATTGAAGCACAGATGAATTACATCATGAGCGCCATTGAAGAAGTGCGGAAAAATAATAAGCAGGTGATTGAAGTGGATGCCGGCGCGGAAGAGCGCTACACGCAACACATTCACGAGGAAATGGCCAAAACGGTATGGCAAACCGGCGGCTGCAACAGCTGGTATAAAAGCAAAAGCGGTAAGGTAATTGCCATGTTCCCGGGCTTCAGTTTTACCTTCCGCCGCTGGACGAAAAATTTCCGTAAGCGTGATCACCACCTGGCATAAGGAGCCTCTGAATAACTCTGCACAGCTCTGCGCGAGTCTTTCCGGGCTACAGAGCACGGCGGCGAATGCCGAAAATGGCGAGTACTTTTCAAGTTCGCCAACACCGCTATGCGGACCGGAAAGCCGCGCCCTACGGGGATGACAGGAAAGCCCTGACTCGGTGTCGCCGGGTTTTGACAGAACCCGCTATGCCTGCAACCTGGCTTCGTGATTCAGAACTTTCCTGTAATCCAGAGCGGGCACCGAGTTGTTCAGAGGCTCCTTAACAATAAAAAAAGGAATACGTTATGAAAAAAGTGTTATTGCTCGCCGTGCCCTTGCTGCTGGCCTTATTGGCCGGCTTGTATCAGGGCGCTTATGCCTGCATCGGCCACTGGCTGTATGCCAACGCCACCGATCTGGAAGCCAGTATTTATGGTTTCAGCGAAGAGCGGGTGAATATTGGCGACATGGAGCTGGCGCTGTACCGCAACCATAATCCGGGCAAACCGGCCATTGTGATGCTGCACGGTTTCAGTGCCGACAAGGATGTATGGCCACGCTTTGCCAAGCATTTCGTTGACGATTATCAGGTAATTATTCCCGACCTCGCCGGCCACGGTGATACCGGGTTTAAACCGGGCTGGGATTATGGCATGCCGGCGCAGGCAGCGCGGGTGATGGCGTTGCTGGATGCGCTGGATATCGGTCAGGCGCATATTATCGGTAATTCCATGGGCGGGTTTTTAACCGCGGTGATTGCGCTGGATTATCCGCAGCGCACGTTGTCGGCCACCATGGTGGACCCGGCTGGTACGCGCTTTCCGCAACCGAGCGATATGTTCCGCATGCTGGAGCAGGGTATTAACCCGTTCCTTATTCACAATCAGGCGGAATTTCAGCGCTTTTATCCTATGACCATGGCGCAGCCGCCGTTCCTGCCCAATGTGGTGCTGGCTGCGGTGGGGAATAAATACATCGCCCGCCGGGATGAGTTGCAGACCATTTTTGCCGGCTTTCACAGCAGTCCGGCGCTGGACGAACGGCTGCCGGAATTAAGCGTGCCGGCCATGCTGTGGTGGGGTGATCAGGACCGTTTGCTGCACGTCAGTGCGGTGGAGGTGTGGCAGGCCGGTGTACCGCAACTGCAAACTCATATTTTTGCCGGTATCGGCCATATGCCAATGGTGGAAATTCCGGCCCGCAGTGCGCGCATTTACCGTGAATTTCTGCAGGGTTTGTGAAGCATTGCCGGCAGATTATGCAGACACAGCTACACTCGACTAACGACCGAAAGGAGATGCCTGTGTCTGTATTCATCCGGCGCTTAACCCTGCTTGCGTTACCGTTATGGCTGGCGGCCTGCTCGGAATCTTATCCGATGCAGAAGCCAGTGCACGATTTAGGCGCTGCCATTAATCATTGTCGTGAGTACACCCAATACATGCTGCCGCCGGAAGCGGTGATCAGCCTGGATGCGCTGAGCACCCGGCAGGGCCAGTATTTTTACGATGTGTTTTTCAGTGTGCGCGACCATAAAGACAGCGGCTATGTGCGCTGTCAGATCGATATGAGCGGCATGATT is part of the Venatoribacter cucullus genome and encodes:
- a CDS encoding alpha/beta fold hydrolase, which produces MKKVLLLAVPLLLALLAGLYQGAYACIGHWLYANATDLEASIYGFSEERVNIGDMELALYRNHNPGKPAIVMLHGFSADKDVWPRFAKHFVDDYQVIIPDLAGHGDTGFKPGWDYGMPAQAARVMALLDALDIGQAHIIGNSMGGFLTAVIALDYPQRTLSATMVDPAGTRFPQPSDMFRMLEQGINPFLIHNQAEFQRFYPMTMAQPPFLPNVVLAAVGNKYIARRDELQTIFAGFHSSPALDERLPELSVPAMLWWGDQDRLLHVSAVEVWQAGVPQLQTHIFAGIGHMPMVEIPARSARIYREFLQGL
- a CDS encoding TetR/AcrR family transcriptional regulator; amino-acid sequence: MQDTPVTASHRSQGRAYGGQSQQQRDAQRRQQFLQAGLQLFGTDGFRHTTVRSLCREAQLTDRYFYREFGSTEELLRAVYAHCMDDIKARVMAAFHQASPGGHIESIARQGLAAFFNAMQDARVARVCMLELEGVSADCDRFYHGYMRAFADMVMTLARTVHPHWNISDEEAALLGTGFIGAMRQVTTYWLQSGCAASVDTLVNTGLRMIMGMVRQLEAEAKD
- a CDS encoding flavin-containing monooxygenase, coding for MSRYTVIIIGSGFGGQCAAINLKKRGIDDFIILERREFMGGTWAQNTYPGAAVDVQSPLYSIESEPYDWSQMFAEQHELREYTDYVLKKHKLAEKTFTRTNVQKIEWNAGEQCWDIHTDSKGLLQAQFVINASGPLSTAVIPPFPGRDSFTGKAFHTNEWDHSYDYKNKRVAIIGSGASAAQIIPAIAPDVAHLHIFQRTPHWVLPRPDYVFKPWQRKLLRNKTIYRLLREIIYWSLETRVIGFKYSETMLDLLAGRAARKHIKTQIKDPVLRQKVTPEFTIGCKRIILSDTLYPAYCRSNVSLHDKHDGVAEITPTGIKTAQGNELELDLIIYSTGYDATDGAISYPVVGKDGRTLLDAWADFPRAYLGTAAPGFPNLFVVTGPNTGIGHTSAIFVIEAQMNYIMSAIEEVRKNNKQVIEVDAGAEERYTQHIHEEMAKTVWQTGGCNSWYKSKSGKVIAMFPGFSFTFRRWTKNFRKRDHHLA